The sequence below is a genomic window from Chloroflexota bacterium.
AACAGCCTCCTCCAAGCCTACGAAACCAAAAACCGGACATCAGGAGTTGATACCCACAGAAAGCTGGACCCCCGTATGGTGACATCTTTCATGATTCAACAGGCCACCGTTGGGTTACCTTCTTAAATGAGTTGACACGGGAGCTTGTGTGGTAGGCTTTTCATCTTCGTTTCCGCACCAAAAGACCGCCTGCCAGGATGGGTTAGAGGCTGGCATCTATACAGTACTGATCGGCTCCTTGGGACTGGCGCCAATCTGCTGGTCTGCCATATCCTCGCTGTGCTTGACCTTTGTACTCACCGAAAACTGCCTTTCTATAGACCGCCGGTGTATATTATTCATGGCACAGAAGGGTATCAGTCTGGCCTTTGAGTCCTTGTCAGGAACCCCATAGTGAAGGCAGCAGCCCTGAACTCTATCCAGATCAAAGTTGTATGGGTCCATAAACTGCATGATGCCTATCGTCATCCATTTGTTCCGCATCCAATCATCCACCAGTACGCGGCCAGACTTGTAACTCTTCGTGAATAGAATAGGAAGAAGCCTGATCCAAAAACTGGGACTTACATACATGATGAAGCCGGTCACCAGATCCCACATTACTCGCGGCCTGGATTTCTTCAACTCAAAGGCCCGCCGCATCCTGGCATACAGCTTCTCATTATTGATGAAACGTGATATAGGGACCAGTTTGTTCTTCTCATGAGCCACAAGGCTTATTACACCGCAGTGGGGATGAACGCAGAATTCTCTATGCCGGCCACCCTTGGTCACCATCTTGGCCAAGGTCTCGCTCATAGGCAGCGAAAAGAAGTCTCCTTTCTTGATTTCACCGTTGGTCTGTTCTTCACAAAGCCGCATGACGTCTGGAGTGGTTATCCTCATCTCCTTGAGCTTGCTCCGGTCTATCCTCCCCGTAAAACTGACAGGCTGGAAGACAATATGCCTCACCACGTCAGAATTCTGCGCCGCATATCTGATAATATCGCCAACCTGCTGGTCATTAATCCCTTTGACCACAGTAGGAACCAGGGCAATCCTGTCATAGCCTATCTTCCTGGCGTTCTCAATAACCTTCTGCTTCAGCGGCCAGAGGTCGCGCCCTCTCGCCTTCTTGTATGGCTCAGGGGTGACACCATCAAATTGCAGATATGTATAGACCTCCAGGTCGCGCAACTTCTTGAAATATTCGATGTCCTCCGCCAGCCTTATTCCATTTGTAGCCAGCACGATGTAGTCAATACCAAGCTCTCTCTCCATCTTAATTATGTCCAGCAAGTCATCCCTTACCGTAGGCTCTCCACCGCTATTCTGAATCCCCTGAACAATATTGGGGCGGTTTACCTCCTGAGCGTATTCTATGATTGTCCTTATCTGCTCCATGGTCGGTTCGTAGACATAATCCACCGCATGGGCAGCAGCAAAACATATGGGACACCTCAGATTGCATCTGTTGGTCAGATCTATGATCAACAGGGTGGTGTGCGTTCTGTGTTTCTGGCATACCCCACAGTCAAGCGGACAACCAAGCTTTGATTCTCTGGCTACGAGGAATCCCTTCCCATCATCCCTGAACTTCTCGGCTCTTACATACTCGTCATAATCACTCCAGTAGATATCCTCGAAA
It includes:
- a CDS encoding radical SAM protein codes for the protein MELLKKTKSICPEDLRVLDAELWEVDGQVLMRKSCPDHGSFEDIYWSDYDEYVRAEKFRDDGKGFLVARESKLGCPLDCGVCQKHRTHTTLLIIDLTNRCNLRCPICFAAAHAVDYVYEPTMEQIRTIIEYAQEVNRPNIVQGIQNSGGEPTVRDDLLDIIKMERELGIDYIVLATNGIRLAEDIEYFKKLRDLEVYTYLQFDGVTPEPYKKARGRDLWPLKQKVIENARKIGYDRIALVPTVVKGINDQQVGDIIRYAAQNSDVVRHIVFQPVSFTGRIDRSKLKEMRITTPDVMRLCEEQTNGEIKKGDFFSLPMSETLAKMVTKGGRHREFCVHPHCGVISLVAHEKNKLVPISRFINNEKLYARMRRAFELKKSRPRVMWDLVTGFIMYVSPSFWIRLLPILFTKSYKSGRVLVDDWMRNKWMTIGIMQFMDPYNFDLDRVQGCCLHYGVPDKDSKARLIPFCAMNNIHRRSIERQFSVSTKVKHSEDMADQQIGASPKEPISTV